In Limisphaera ngatamarikiensis, the DNA window GATGAGCCGTCTTCGCAGCCAGAGGGGCGTCCCGGTTGACCGGGGGTAAGGGCTGGGCCGGGCACAGGAGGCTGCGCAAGGCACCGCGCCGCCGGGGCCATGACCATCGGCGGCCTGCCAACGCGGTACCGGGGGTTCCGGCGCATACGGCTGCGGCCGGCGATGACAGAACCGTGTCTTGAAAGGGCTACCTATGAAAGGGTTCCTGTGCAGTTGCCTTCTGGGTTGTAGTGTGAGCGTGGTCTTTGCCGCGGAACGGTTGACCTACGCCGATCTCGCGCGGCGTTTGGTGGACCTGGAACATCTGGCCACACTGCCCGAACCCGGAGAGCGAACCATCCAGTGGTCCAGCTATGATCGGGCCAGTCGATACGACGAGGCCACCGGTCGTTACGTGGGGTGGGACGCCAACGCAGACGGTCATGGCATCCTCCGGCGTGAGGGCAACCTCCAGGTCCTGGCAGAAATGAAAGGGCCGGGCGTGATTTGGCGAATGTGGTCGGCCACACCCAGGGAGGGACACGTGCGCATCTACCTGGACGACGAATCCGAGCCGGTCTTGGACCTGCCCTTTGTCGCCTACTTCGATGGGCGTCACGCGCCGTTCACCCGCACCGTGCTGGTCCATCGGGTGGCCATGGGTTGGAACAACTACACCCCCATCCCGTTCCGTAAATCCTGCAGAATCGTGGCCGAAGACGGCTGGGGCGACTACTACCACTTCACCTGCACCCTTTTCCCCGAAGGCACCGAGCTGCCCACGTTCCGCCCGGAACTTGCGCCCGAGGACGCCGCGGCCCTCGACGAGGTGGACAGGCTCTTGCAACAATGCGGACCGCGCACGCCCCGGGAGGAAATCGGCCGCGACACCTTCGAAGGTACGCTGGGCCCCGGGGACAGCCACCGCATCCGTCGCACCGGGCCCGGCGCCATTACCTTGATCCGGGCCCGTGTCACCGGCCTGACACCGAGCGAAGCCGAGGACGCACTGCGGGCGCTGGTGCTGGAAATCGCCTGGGACGACGAGCCCCGCCCGTCCGTCTGGACGCCGTTGGGCGATTTCTTCGGCACCGCACCGGGGTTGAATCCCTACCGGTCGTTCCCATGTGGGCTGACCGAGGACGGCTGGTTCTACGCCAATTGGTACATGCCCTTTGCGCGCTCGTTCGAGCTCAGGATCCACAACGAAGGGTCGGCGCCCCGCGCGGTGGCCCTCGAGGTCGTCACGGAACGGTTGCGCCGCGACGTGACCGCTTACGGTCGGTTCCACGCCAAATGGCACCGCGACGAGTTCCTCCCCACCGAATCGGAACGGTGGCTGGACTGGCCCCTGCTCAAGACCACCGGCCGCGGCCGATTCGTCGGCGTCATGTTGCATGTCTGGAACCCGCGCGGCGCCTGGTGGGGTGAAGGCGACGAAAAGTTCTTCGTGGACGGGGAAAAATTCCCCTCCATCTTTGGCACCGGGTCCGAAGAT includes these proteins:
- a CDS encoding DUF2961 domain-containing protein, translated to MKGFLCSCLLGCSVSVVFAAERLTYADLARRLVDLEHLATLPEPGERTIQWSSYDRASRYDEATGRYVGWDANADGHGILRREGNLQVLAEMKGPGVIWRMWSATPREGHVRIYLDDESEPVLDLPFVAYFDGRHAPFTRTVLVHRVAMGWNNYTPIPFRKSCRIVAEDGWGDYYHFTCTLFPEGTELPTFRPELAPEDAAALDEVDRLLQQCGPRTPREEIGRDTFEGTLGPGDSHRIRRTGPGAITLIRARVTGLTPSEAEDALRALVLEIAWDDEPRPSVWTPLGDFFGTAPGLNPYRSFPCGLTEDGWFYANWYMPFARSFELRIHNEGSAPRAVALEVVTERLRRDVTAYGRFHAKWHRDEFLPTESERWLDWPLLKTTGRGRFVGVMLHVWNPRGAWWGEGDEKFFVDGEKFPSIFGTGSEDYFGYAWCCPDLFQHAYHNQTRNDGNNKGHISVNRWHVPDQVPFQKSLEACIEKYFPNHRPTLYAATVYWYLAPDGHDPYALPPIEHRIGYARAPVYPRIPGAIEGEQLKILACTGGRPQEQDMSGWGDGWSHDAQLWWIEGRPGDRLDLELPVENSGRYRIEVHMTRARDYGIVRFHLDGQPLGDPVDLYHPRVVPTGPVQLGERELAAGPHVLTVEIVAKNPEAIPAHMFGLDYVKLTPVSEVRARPDDNGTPQTSR